From a single Sphingomonas sp. IW22 genomic region:
- a CDS encoding efflux RND transporter periplasmic adaptor subunit encodes MADQTSPDIDAFLGTTTQPKWKRYAKWALVALGVVLLIWGAMSFLRGDDAPQYATVPARQGNLEVTVSATGKLAPTNQVTVGSQLSGLVTQVVVDVNDRVSAGQALALIDPEQLDDQIRQNQANLAAQQASVEQAQATLTEARATLARFEEVSRLSGGRVPAKTELDTARAAVARAVAGIRTAQANVAASRAQLSASQTQRERAIIRSPVNGVVLARQVDPGQTVAASFNTPTLFVIAEDLSQMELEVAIDEADVGSVKNGQRATFTVDAFPGERFPATINRVDVGSNLSVSEASSSSSSSTTGAATTGQVVSYAATLSVANAELRLRPGMTATAEIVTTERQGVLLVPNAALRFQPSTGPQGADAGKGGLASAIVPTRRRRGGGAERTASIGRGSKQTVYVLGDNGQPRAVEITVGESDGQVTEVLSGGLKPGMQVVTGQLAGDSERKTGGQLSKKGADAKGGGGQRGG; translated from the coding sequence ATGGCCGACCAGACTTCCCCCGATATCGACGCGTTCCTCGGCACCACGACCCAGCCGAAGTGGAAGCGATATGCCAAATGGGCACTCGTCGCGCTGGGCGTCGTGCTGCTCATCTGGGGGGCCATGTCGTTCCTGCGCGGCGACGATGCCCCGCAATATGCGACTGTCCCCGCGCGCCAGGGCAATCTGGAAGTCACCGTGTCCGCCACCGGCAAGCTGGCGCCCACCAATCAGGTGACGGTCGGCTCGCAACTGTCGGGTCTGGTCACGCAGGTGGTGGTCGATGTGAACGACCGCGTATCGGCGGGTCAGGCGCTGGCGCTGATCGATCCCGAACAGCTCGACGACCAGATCCGCCAGAATCAGGCGAACCTCGCCGCGCAACAGGCCTCGGTCGAACAGGCACAGGCGACGCTGACCGAAGCACGCGCGACGTTGGCCCGGTTCGAGGAAGTCAGCCGCCTGTCGGGCGGGCGCGTGCCTGCCAAAACCGAACTCGACACCGCGCGCGCCGCCGTCGCCCGTGCCGTGGCCGGCATCCGCACCGCGCAGGCGAATGTCGCCGCATCGCGCGCGCAGCTTTCGGCCAGCCAGACGCAGCGCGAACGTGCGATCATCCGCTCGCCCGTCAACGGCGTGGTGCTGGCGCGACAGGTCGATCCCGGCCAGACTGTCGCTGCGTCGTTCAACACCCCCACCCTGTTCGTGATTGCCGAAGATCTCAGCCAGATGGAGCTTGAGGTGGCGATCGACGAGGCCGATGTCGGCAGCGTCAAGAACGGCCAGCGCGCGACCTTCACCGTCGACGCCTTCCCCGGCGAACGCTTCCCCGCGACGATCAACCGCGTGGATGTCGGATCTAACCTGTCGGTGTCGGAGGCGAGTTCGTCCTCGTCCAGCAGCACGACGGGCGCCGCCACCACGGGTCAGGTCGTCTCCTATGCCGCCACCCTGTCGGTCGCGAATGCCGAACTGCGCCTGCGCCCCGGCATGACCGCGACCGCCGAAATCGTCACGACCGAGCGTCAGGGCGTGCTGCTGGTCCCCAACGCCGCACTCCGCTTCCAGCCCTCTACCGGGCCACAGGGCGCCGATGCGGGCAAGGGCGGCCTTGCCAGCGCCATCGTCCCCACGCGCCGTCGTCGCGGCGGCGGGGCCGAGCGCACCGCCTCCATCGGGCGCGGCTCGAAACAGACCGTCTATGTGCTGGGCGACAATGGCCAGCCGCGCGCGGTGGAAATCACCGTGGGCGAAAGCGACGGGCAGGTGACCGAAGTGCTGTCAGGCGGTCTCAAGCCCGGTATGCAGGTCGTCACCGGCCAGCTTGCCGGCGACAGCGAACGCAAGACCGGCGGCCAGCTGAGCAAGAAGGGCGCCGATGCCAAGGGCGGCGGGGGTCAGCGTGGCGGCTGA
- a CDS encoding ABC transporter ATP-binding protein: MAADPIITLRGVTKTYGNGATAFQALKGVDLDIERGDFVAVMGPSGSGKSTTMNILGCLDVPSGGTFLFKGVHVETLDRDQRALLRRKYLGFVFQGFNLLSRTSALENVELPLLYRGEDKKMRRERGMAALEKVGLDRWWDHTPAELSGGQQQRVAIARAIVTQPDVLLADEPTGNLDSERSVEIMELLTDLNQNSGITVLMVTHEPDMAAFARTIVHFKDGLVDRIDTNHPQGAVV, encoded by the coding sequence GTGGCGGCTGATCCCATCATCACGCTGCGCGGCGTCACCAAGACCTATGGCAATGGCGCAACCGCGTTTCAGGCGCTGAAGGGCGTCGACCTCGACATCGAACGCGGCGATTTCGTCGCGGTGATGGGGCCATCGGGTTCGGGCAAGTCGACCACGATGAACATTCTCGGCTGTCTCGACGTGCCGTCGGGGGGCACGTTCCTGTTCAAGGGCGTGCATGTCGAAACGCTCGACCGCGATCAGCGCGCGCTCCTCCGCCGCAAATATCTCGGCTTCGTGTTTCAGGGCTTCAACCTGCTCAGCCGCACCAGCGCGCTAGAAAATGTCGAACTGCCGCTCCTTTACCGTGGTGAGGACAAGAAGATGCGCCGCGAACGCGGCATGGCCGCGCTGGAAAAGGTCGGCCTCGACAGATGGTGGGACCACACCCCCGCCGAATTGTCGGGCGGTCAGCAACAGCGTGTCGCCATCGCCCGCGCCATCGTGACCCAGCCCGACGTGCTGCTGGCGGACGAACCCACCGGCAATCTCGACAGCGAACGGTCGGTAGAGATCATGGAATTGCTCACCGACCTGAACCAGAACAGCGGCATCACCGTGCTGATGGTGACGCACGAACCCGACATGGCGGCCTTTGCCCGCACGATCGTCCATTTCAAGGACGGGCTGGTGGACCGGATCGACACCAATCACCCACAGGGGGCGGTCGTCTGA